Proteins found in one Vallitalea guaymasensis genomic segment:
- a CDS encoding GntP family permease yields the protein MTSGIGLFIIVIIAIVGTIILISRFKMHPFIVLLLAAYFIGICTKMPADSIISTIKKGFGNILGNIGIVIIAGTIIGTILEKTGAALTMANSILRLVGKKRAPLTMSLTGYVASIPVFCDSGFVILSPINRALAEKSKVSLAVMATALSSGLYATHCLVPPTPGPIAMAGTLSANLGLVILMGLVVSIPVMLAGYIYAIKVGPKFPIDPNPETTVEELLEKYGKLPSAFKSFAPIILPIILIAFKSIADFPSAPFGEGIVKSFFDFIGNPVTALILGIFLAMTLIPKSEKQNSFKWIGKGIYNSASILAITGAGGALGAILQSLPLADALSDSLLKYNIGLLLPFIIAMLLKTAMGASTVAMIITSAMVAPLMANMGMTSEMAKVLVVLAIGAGSMTVSHANDSYFWVVSQFSDMDTSTAYKCQTGVTLVQGIVAIVMIMILGVIFI from the coding sequence ATGACAAGTGGCATAGGACTATTTATTATCGTTATAATTGCAATTGTGGGTACAATCATTTTGATTTCGAGATTCAAAATGCATCCTTTTATAGTGTTACTGCTGGCAGCGTATTTTATAGGTATATGTACAAAAATGCCTGCTGATTCTATAATATCAACAATTAAAAAAGGTTTCGGTAATATCCTAGGTAACATTGGTATTGTAATCATTGCTGGTACAATAATTGGTACGATACTGGAAAAAACCGGAGCGGCTCTTACAATGGCTAACAGTATATTAAGGCTAGTTGGTAAAAAAAGAGCACCTCTTACAATGAGTTTAACTGGATATGTTGCAAGTATCCCAGTATTCTGTGATTCTGGTTTCGTAATTTTATCCCCTATAAATAGAGCTCTAGCAGAAAAATCAAAAGTATCTTTAGCTGTTATGGCTACTGCACTTAGCTCAGGATTATATGCAACGCATTGTCTTGTTCCACCAACACCAGGTCCAATAGCAATGGCTGGTACATTATCAGCTAACTTAGGTTTAGTTATTCTAATGGGTCTAGTTGTATCCATCCCTGTTATGCTTGCAGGTTACATATATGCAATTAAAGTTGGTCCAAAATTCCCTATCGACCCTAATCCAGAAACAACAGTAGAAGAATTATTAGAAAAATATGGTAAACTTCCAAGTGCTTTTAAATCATTTGCACCTATCATTTTACCTATTATTCTTATTGCTTTCAAATCAATAGCTGATTTCCCATCTGCACCATTTGGTGAAGGTATTGTTAAATCATTCTTTGATTTTATAGGTAATCCTGTTACTGCTTTGATTCTAGGAATCTTCCTAGCTATGACTTTAATACCAAAGTCTGAAAAGCAAAATAGTTTTAAATGGATTGGAAAAGGTATCTATAATTCAGCATCAATCTTAGCGATTACAGGTGCTGGTGGTGCTCTTGGTGCTATCTTACAATCATTACCACTTGCTGATGCATTAAGCGATTCATTACTTAAATATAACATTGGATTATTATTACCATTTATCATAGCCATGTTACTTAAAACAGCTATGGGAGCTTCCACAGTTGCTATGATCATAACTTCTGCAATGGTTGCACCACTTATGGCTAATATGGGTATGACAAGTGAAATGGCAAAAGTACTTGTAGTTCTAGCGATCGGTGCTGGTTCAATGACAGTATCTCATGCCAACGATAGTTATTTCTGGGTTGTCTCCCAGTTCAGTGATATGGATACATCCACGGCTTATAAATGTCAAACGGGTGTTACCCTTGTCCAAGGTATTGTAGCGATTGTGATGATAATGATACTTGGAGTAATATTCATCTAA
- a CDS encoding glycerate kinase, producing the protein MKKIVIASDSFKGTMDSINVCNIVEKGIKNIRPEIKTITIPIADGGEGTVDAFLNAIGGIKVTKKVTGPLFDKIEATYGILDDGSAVIEMAQASGLPLVEGRENPLKTTTYGTGELIQDALEKGCSKIIIGIGGSATNDGGVGMAAALGVRFLQEDNSEIDLTGEGLGSLATIDTSNLNSKITDCQFIVACDVDNPLYGANGAAYVFAPQKGANAEMVKILDENLKHYAGIVNRDLGINLQKYKGSGAAGGLGAGLVAFVDAQLKSGINILLDAVDFDDLVADADLIITGEGKIDGQSLRGKVPVGIADRAVKYHKPVIAIVGAIGDETDALYERGISSIFSINQRPEAFEVAKNYSEENLLKTTESIIRLVSVV; encoded by the coding sequence TTGAAGAAAATAGTTATTGCCTCAGATTCTTTCAAAGGTACTATGGACTCTATTAATGTCTGTAATATAGTTGAAAAAGGTATTAAAAACATTAGACCAGAAATTAAAACCATAACGATACCTATAGCTGATGGAGGCGAAGGAACTGTAGATGCTTTTTTAAATGCTATTGGCGGTATAAAAGTAACCAAAAAAGTTACAGGTCCACTTTTTGACAAAATTGAAGCAACTTACGGAATATTAGATGATGGATCAGCAGTCATTGAAATGGCTCAAGCCTCAGGACTGCCTCTAGTAGAAGGAAGAGAAAATCCTCTGAAGACAACTACTTATGGTACAGGCGAGCTAATTCAGGATGCTCTAGAAAAAGGCTGTAGTAAAATAATCATCGGTATTGGGGGAAGCGCAACTAATGATGGCGGTGTCGGAATGGCTGCTGCATTAGGTGTAAGATTCCTACAAGAAGATAATAGTGAAATAGATCTAACTGGTGAAGGCTTAGGTTCTTTAGCTACTATTGATACAAGTAATCTAAATTCCAAAATAACTGATTGTCAATTTATCGTAGCTTGTGATGTTGATAATCCATTATATGGCGCTAACGGAGCCGCTTATGTTTTCGCTCCACAAAAAGGTGCCAATGCAGAAATGGTAAAGATTCTTGATGAGAACCTTAAGCATTATGCTGGTATAGTTAATAGAGACTTAGGAATAAACTTGCAGAAATATAAGGGTTCAGGTGCCGCAGGAGGATTAGGCGCAGGTCTTGTTGCCTTTGTTGATGCCCAGTTGAAATCAGGTATCAATATATTACTTGATGCTGTAGATTTTGATGATCTTGTAGCTGATGCTGATTTAATTATAACAGGTGAAGGCAAGATTGATGGGCAAAGCTTACGAGGTAAAGTACCTGTAGGTATAGCTGATAGAGCTGTGAAATATCACAAGCCTGTTATTGCTATTGTAGGTGCTATTGGTGATGAGACTGATGCACTCTATGAAAGAGGAATCAGTTCTATATTCAGTATTAATCAAAGACCGGAAGCCTTTGAAGTTGCTAAGAATTATTCTGAAGAAAACTTATTAAAAACAACCGAATCCATTATTAGACTGGTATCGGTAGTATAA
- a CDS encoding helix-turn-helix domain-containing protein codes for MPNFSNRLRLLRKQKGMKQQELGDIVGKTKNNISQYERNARQADDDTKMQFAKFFNVSMDYLMGLTDDPTPISELSHFVDVDKELHRFINNVENLDGLRFGNKPMLDRTKLIISKSLKHTNDLALDSIKNIKNNKQ; via the coding sequence ATGCCAAATTTTAGCAATAGATTAAGATTATTAAGGAAACAGAAAGGAATGAAACAGCAAGAATTAGGAGATATAGTAGGAAAGACTAAAAATAACATTTCACAATATGAAAGAAATGCTAGACAAGCAGACGATGATACAAAAATGCAATTTGCAAAATTTTTTAATGTATCAATGGATTATCTGATGGGATTAACAGATGACCCAACTCCTATATCAGAACTGAGTCATTTCGTAGATGTTGATAAAGAACTTCATAGATTTATTAATAATGTAGAAAATCTAGATGGACTTCGTTTTGGAAATAAACCAATGCTTGACAGAACAAAATTGATCATATCAAAATCATTGAAGCATACTAATGACTTAGCATTGGATTCAATAAAAAATATTAAAAATAATAAACAATAG
- a CDS encoding helix-turn-helix domain-containing protein, translating to MKKLQIGQIIYRLRKDKGITQQQLAKIIGVSTAAISKWESGNSYPDITLLPILAKFFNVTIDTLLNFDKDLSDEKVKEIYEECEELFNNSDMSIAIKRTKEYLNKYPSSYFLMSRIAFLYTIYSWKTENEEKCTQMLNEAVELYEEVISNCNDTKLVEVSLFALGSLYATLDREEEAISTLNKINISQCDPDDIMASIYIKQQRYQEARTLLQSKLFKSINDISNICLSLGNTYCNNEQDYDVAEKYYNLSINIKNLFQYDGETVFLLNEYLQLAQLFINIGNNKKAIEMLKHMIDSYKNHDFTNIEGLKKLWCFDELKQSEYPIRINIYENILVLLKQSSFDSIREEEEFKKIFNEIEKLNK from the coding sequence ATGAAAAAATTACAGATTGGACAAATAATATATAGATTAAGAAAAGACAAGGGCATAACTCAGCAACAACTTGCAAAAATAATTGGAGTATCAACTGCTGCCATATCAAAATGGGAAAGTGGAAATTCATATCCAGATATAACATTATTGCCTATATTAGCAAAATTTTTCAATGTTACTATTGATACATTACTTAACTTTGATAAGGATTTAAGTGATGAGAAGGTGAAGGAGATATATGAAGAATGCGAAGAGCTTTTTAATAACTCGGATATGAGTATAGCCATTAAGAGGACAAAAGAGTATTTGAACAAATATCCGTCAAGTTATTTTCTGATGAGTAGGATAGCGTTTTTATATACTATTTATTCTTGGAAAACTGAAAATGAAGAAAAATGCACACAAATGTTAAATGAGGCTGTAGAATTATATGAAGAAGTGATTTCAAATTGTAATGATACTAAGCTGGTAGAAGTTTCATTATTTGCTTTAGGTAGTCTATACGCAACATTGGATAGAGAAGAGGAGGCTATTAGTACACTTAATAAGATTAATATAAGTCAATGTGATCCTGATGATATTATGGCAAGTATTTATATAAAGCAACAAAGATATCAAGAAGCTAGAACATTACTCCAAAGTAAATTGTTCAAGAGTATTAATGATATATCTAATATCTGTTTGAGTTTGGGAAATACCTATTGTAATAATGAACAAGATTATGATGTAGCTGAAAAATATTATAATCTGAGCATAAATATAAAAAATCTATTCCAATATGATGGGGAAACAGTTTTTCTGTTAAATGAATATCTGCAGTTAGCTCAATTATTCATAAATATTGGTAATAATAAAAAAGCTATAGAAATGTTAAAACACATGATAGATTCTTATAAAAATCATGACTTCACTAACATTGAAGGGTTAAAGAAATTATGGTGTTTTGATGAATTAAAACAAAGTGAGTATCCAATAAGAATTAATATATATGAAAATATATTGGTACTACTAAAACAATCAAGTTTTGATTCCATAAGAGAGGAGGAAGAATTTAAGAAGATATTTAATGAAATAGAAAAGTTAAATAAATAG
- a CDS encoding xylulokinase — MGELLLAIDQGTSGCKMTIFDVMGKVVSSITMSYETYYPSKGFVEQDPEDWWQVITEGISQMLSRDNINPKDIKGIGIDGTSWACIPIDRSGNVLSRAMIWLDRRAEEQAKWMKDAVGEEKLISISGNPVDSAYITPKMLWLKDNMPEVFNRTYKFLQSNAYIVYKLTDKISQDYSQCYGFHFFDINKGEWDFEIADKLGLSIDLMAPLMHSHDIVGSVTEKVAKATGLKEGTPVVAGGLDAACCTLGAGVINEGETQEQGGQAGGMSIALGKPVIHEKLILGYHVLPDMWLLQGGTTGGGGTLNWFNREFGHVEQEEADKRGSNPFVIMSEEAERIPPGSDDIIFLPYMKGERSPLWNSKAKGVYYGLSFDKTRAHMIRSTMEGVAYALNHNLETAKEAGVEVGTLSSVGGSANSSVWTQIKADVTNRTIQVPYSDHATTLGAAILAGVGVGIYKDFQEAIDKTVTIQKTYQPNKESVKIYKSCYEEYIRLSELLVDSFWS; from the coding sequence ATGGGAGAGTTGCTATTAGCTATTGACCAAGGTACATCGGGTTGTAAGATGACTATTTTTGATGTAATGGGTAAAGTAGTTTCTAGTATTACTATGAGTTATGAGACTTATTATCCTAGTAAAGGTTTTGTGGAGCAAGATCCGGAGGATTGGTGGCAAGTAATTACTGAGGGAATTTCCCAGATGTTAAGTAGAGATAATATTAATCCGAAAGATATAAAAGGTATTGGTATTGATGGGACATCATGGGCTTGTATTCCTATTGATAGGTCAGGTAATGTGCTGAGTAGGGCTATGATATGGTTGGATAGAAGGGCTGAAGAGCAGGCGAAATGGATGAAGGATGCAGTTGGTGAAGAAAAGTTGATTAGCATCAGTGGTAATCCTGTTGATTCAGCTTATATAACTCCTAAGATGTTATGGTTAAAAGATAATATGCCTGAGGTATTCAATAGGACTTATAAATTTTTGCAGAGCAATGCTTATATAGTATATAAGCTTACTGATAAAATTTCACAAGATTATTCTCAGTGTTATGGATTCCATTTTTTTGATATAAACAAAGGTGAGTGGGATTTTGAGATAGCTGATAAGTTAGGGTTATCTATAGATTTGATGGCACCGTTGATGCATAGTCATGATATTGTTGGTAGTGTTACAGAGAAGGTAGCTAAGGCAACGGGGTTGAAAGAGGGTACACCTGTTGTAGCTGGTGGTCTAGATGCTGCTTGTTGTACTTTAGGTGCTGGTGTAATTAATGAAGGAGAGACTCAAGAACAGGGTGGTCAAGCAGGTGGAATGAGTATTGCGTTAGGTAAGCCTGTGATACATGAGAAATTGATTCTTGGATATCATGTTTTACCTGATATGTGGTTGTTGCAAGGTGGTACAACAGGTGGAGGAGGAACTCTTAATTGGTTTAATAGAGAATTTGGACATGTAGAGCAGGAAGAAGCTGATAAGAGAGGGAGTAATCCATTTGTTATAATGAGTGAAGAAGCTGAGAGAATACCACCAGGTAGTGATGATATAATCTTTTTACCTTATATGAAAGGGGAAAGATCTCCTCTGTGGAATAGTAAGGCAAAAGGTGTTTATTATGGATTGTCTTTTGATAAAACAAGAGCACATATGATCAGAAGTACAATGGAGGGCGTTGCATATGCTCTTAACCATAACTTGGAGACTGCTAAAGAAGCAGGAGTTGAGGTTGGTACTTTATCAAGTGTAGGTGGAAGTGCCAATAGCAGTGTATGGACTCAAATCAAAGCAGATGTAACTAACCGTACTATTCAGGTACCTTATTCAGACCATGCGACTACTCTAGGAGCTGCAATTCTTGCTGGAGTTGGTGTAGGTATATATAAGGACTTTCAAGAAGCTATAGATAAGACTGTAACTATCCAAAAGACTTATCAACCTAATAAAGAGAGTGTTAAAATATATAAGAGTTGTTATGAAGAATATATAAGACTAAGTGAATTATTAGTAGATTCATTTTGGTCGTAA
- the fucU gene encoding L-fucose mutarotase, translated as MLKKIPSILSPELLKILMEMGHGDEIVISDGNFPAASMAQRLVRLDGHGVPEVLEAVLELMPLDVYTDEPVGLMEVVKGDTYVPEIWDTYKAIIKEKEGDKKICYEERFAFYERAKKAYAVVATGETSLYANIILKKGVVV; from the coding sequence ATGTTGAAGAAGATTCCAAGTATTTTATCACCAGAGTTGTTGAAAATATTGATGGAGATGGGGCATGGGGATGAGATAGTTATATCTGATGGTAACTTTCCTGCGGCTTCTATGGCTCAGAGATTAGTTAGATTAGATGGACATGGTGTACCTGAAGTTTTAGAGGCTGTTTTAGAATTGATGCCTTTGGATGTGTATACTGATGAACCTGTTGGATTGATGGAAGTTGTAAAGGGAGATACTTATGTTCCTGAGATATGGGATACATATAAGGCTATAATCAAGGAAAAAGAGGGAGACAAAAAAATCTGTTATGAAGAAAGATTTGCATTTTATGAGAGAGCTAAGAAGGCATATGCGGTTGTAGCTACTGGGGAGACTTCGTTATATGCAAATATCATTCTTAAAAAAGGTGTTGTTGTTTAA
- the pfkB gene encoding 1-phosphofructokinase, giving the protein MILTITMNPAIDKVYIIDNYKLGEVHRPIKTVASAGGKGLNVAKVAKTMGEKVAATGLLGGSNGDFINNKVKELGIESRFIKVSGETRICVNVSDTVNQISTEILEAGPVVSEYEVDKFIKAYENMLNDVKVVTISGSLPKGISNDFYKVLIDIAKKHDKKVILDTSSKAFIEGIKAIPYMVKPNTDEIKQVYNGDVSTLEGLVKAIEHFKKMGVEVPVISLGKDGCIAGLDEGIYRFTIPPARVINTVGSGDSFIAGCAIGLEREMSQIDMIRMGMACGTANTQFAQTGYVEKELVDLYFSQVEVAVIG; this is encoded by the coding sequence ATGATTCTTACAATTACTATGAATCCAGCTATTGATAAAGTCTATATAATAGATAATTATAAACTTGGAGAGGTACATCGTCCTATCAAGACGGTTGCCTCTGCAGGTGGTAAAGGGCTTAATGTAGCTAAGGTTGCAAAAACAATGGGTGAAAAAGTTGCTGCAACAGGTTTATTAGGTGGTTCTAATGGAGATTTTATTAATAATAAAGTTAAAGAGCTGGGGATTGAAAGTAGATTTATTAAGGTAAGTGGAGAAACAAGAATATGTGTTAACGTATCTGATACTGTTAATCAGATTAGTACTGAGATATTGGAAGCAGGACCAGTTGTATCAGAATATGAAGTTGATAAATTTATCAAGGCATATGAAAATATGTTGAATGATGTAAAAGTGGTTACTATTTCTGGGAGTTTACCAAAGGGAATATCTAATGATTTTTACAAAGTATTGATTGATATTGCTAAGAAGCATGATAAAAAAGTTATTTTAGATACAAGTTCAAAAGCATTCATAGAGGGTATAAAAGCTATACCTTATATGGTAAAACCTAATACTGATGAGATTAAGCAGGTTTATAATGGTGATGTTAGTACATTGGAAGGACTTGTAAAGGCTATTGAGCATTTTAAGAAAATGGGTGTTGAGGTACCTGTAATCAGTCTAGGAAAAGATGGATGTATTGCGGGACTTGATGAAGGTATATACAGGTTTACTATTCCACCTGCTAGGGTTATAAATACAGTTGGTTCTGGAGATTCTTTTATAGCTGGGTGTGCTATTGGGTTAGAAAGAGAAATGAGTCAGATAGATATGATTAGGATGGGTATGGCTTGTGGAACTGCTAATACTCAATTTGCTCAGACTGGTTATGTAGAGAAAGAATTGGTGGATTTGTATTTTAGTCAGGTAGAGGTAGCTGTGATAGGTTGA
- a CDS encoding class II fructose-bisphosphate aldolase, producing the protein MPLVSSLELIKKAKEKKVAIAAFNIHNLETIQAVIEGASEERAPVIIQTTPGTLKHAGIEYIGVIVKKAADMYNIPVALHVDHCPSFNTIVQCIKNNYTSVMIDGANLEYEENVKLVKRVTDMAHAVGIQVEGEIGRIGGVEDDMFVNSDEAALTIPSEAKKFVEDTGIDTLAIAIGTAHGMYKGEPKLDFDRLSAIEAIVDVPLVLHGASGVPDDSIKEAIKRGIAKINIATELKNPMAEAIAGTFAKNKDENDPRNYMGAAREAVKEVVKKKIRLCGSSGLADEF; encoded by the coding sequence ATGCCATTAGTAAGTTCACTAGAATTAATTAAGAAAGCAAAAGAGAAAAAGGTAGCAATAGCGGCGTTTAATATACATAATCTAGAAACCATTCAAGCAGTTATTGAAGGTGCTAGTGAAGAAAGAGCTCCAGTAATTATTCAGACAACACCAGGAACTTTGAAACATGCAGGAATAGAATACATTGGGGTTATTGTAAAAAAGGCAGCAGATATGTATAATATTCCTGTAGCACTTCATGTTGACCATTGCCCATCTTTTAATACTATTGTACAATGTATTAAGAATAACTATACATCTGTAATGATTGATGGGGCTAATCTTGAATATGAAGAAAATGTGAAATTGGTTAAGCGTGTTACAGATATGGCTCATGCTGTAGGAATACAAGTTGAAGGTGAGATTGGAAGGATAGGTGGAGTTGAAGACGATATGTTTGTCAACAGTGATGAAGCTGCCTTGACAATTCCTTCTGAAGCTAAAAAATTTGTTGAAGATACAGGTATTGATACATTAGCAATAGCTATAGGAACTGCACACGGTATGTACAAAGGAGAGCCTAAGTTAGATTTTGACAGGTTGTCTGCAATTGAAGCAATAGTAGATGTACCACTTGTTCTACATGGCGCTTCCGGTGTACCAGATGATAGTATCAAAGAGGCCATAAAACGTGGAATAGCAAAAATAAATATAGCAACTGAATTGAAAAATCCTATGGCAGAAGCGATTGCAGGTACATTCGCTAAAAATAAAGATGAAAATGATCCAAGAAATTATATGGGAGCTGCTAGAGAAGCTGTAAAAGAAGTAGTCAAGAAAAAGATAAGGCTTTGTGGATCAAGCGGCTTAGCTGACGAATTCTAG
- a CDS encoding galactitol-1-phosphate 5-dehydrogenase: protein MKAAVLYAQKEIRIEDIEKPVIEDNEVLIKVKASGICGSDIPRVLGTASHYYPNVFGHEFSGEVVEMGREVKNVHIGDKVSVAPLKPCHSCVDCLSGNHALCKNYSFIGSREYGAWAEYVKAPEVNIVKLPEQVSYVQGAFLEPITVALHGLLIMDFKPMTSVAITGMGTIGLLTLQCAKIMGAKDITVFDIDDERLKIALELGADNVINTKTDDIAEQVKRITNGKGFEMVLETAGVPFTELLCLEIAGNKGSVMYIGTPHTQFVIQPKQFEYMNRKELTVKGSWMSYSAPFPGKEWTLGANYLGTGQIKVEKLIDRVIDIDDIKKAFEDIEAKRVSGKVMMKF from the coding sequence ATGAAAGCTGCTGTATTATATGCACAAAAAGAAATTAGAATAGAAGATATTGAAAAGCCTGTTATTGAAGATAATGAAGTGTTGATTAAAGTAAAGGCTTCTGGAATATGCGGTTCAGATATACCAAGAGTCTTGGGAACAGCTTCTCATTATTATCCCAATGTATTTGGACATGAGTTTTCAGGTGAAGTAGTTGAAATGGGAAGAGAAGTAAAGAATGTACATATTGGAGACAAAGTATCAGTAGCACCTCTAAAACCTTGTCATTCATGTGTAGATTGTCTTAGTGGTAATCATGCATTATGTAAAAATTATAGTTTCATCGGTTCAAGAGAATATGGAGCTTGGGCTGAATATGTAAAAGCCCCAGAAGTTAATATAGTAAAACTACCAGAACAAGTTTCTTATGTCCAAGGAGCATTTCTTGAACCTATAACCGTAGCATTACATGGACTGTTAATCATGGATTTCAAACCTATGACAAGTGTAGCTATAACAGGCATGGGTACTATAGGTTTATTGACCTTACAGTGTGCCAAGATAATGGGTGCAAAAGATATTACAGTATTTGATATTGATGACGAAAGATTAAAAATTGCCTTAGAATTGGGAGCGGATAATGTAATCAATACCAAAACAGATGATATAGCTGAACAAGTTAAAAGAATCACTAATGGTAAAGGTTTTGAGATGGTTCTTGAAACAGCAGGAGTGCCTTTTACAGAATTACTATGCTTAGAGATTGCTGGTAACAAAGGAAGTGTTATGTATATTGGTACACCTCACACTCAATTTGTCATACAGCCAAAACAATTTGAATATATGAATAGAAAAGAATTGACGGTAAAAGGTTCTTGGATGTCATATTCAGCTCCTTTTCCAGGAAAAGAATGGACTCTAGGTGCAAACTATCTTGGAACAGGACAGATAAAAGTAGAAAAATTGATAGATAGGGTTATTGATATTGATGATATAAAAAAAGCTTTTGAAGATATAGAGGCGAAAAGAGTGTCGGGTAAAGTGATGATGAAATTTTAA
- a CDS encoding aldo/keto reductase, producing MENNLRKNFQIASDGVDPNIIPKKKLYTGDEMPAVGLGTFGSDRFTAEQISDAVLGAISVGYRHIDCASVYENEKEIGEALKIAMKNGIKREDLWINSKVWNDMHGDGDVLISVAKTLKDLKLDYLDLYLIHWPFPNYHAPGCSVDSRSENAHPYIHEEFMKTWRQMERLVDMGLVRNIGTSNMTKAKFELLLKDARIKPAVNEMEQHPHFQQQELFDFCIKNNIQPIGFCPIGSPTRPDRDKTENDTVDIEDPVILAAAKRLGVHPAVVCIKWAVQRGQVPIPFSVKRNEYLSNIKCVTENPLTDEEMEAISKIDKNCRLIKGQVFLWKDNQSWEDLWDLEGIIAK from the coding sequence ATGGAAAATAATCTAAGAAAAAATTTTCAAATTGCTTCAGATGGAGTAGACCCTAATATTATACCAAAGAAAAAATTATATACAGGGGATGAAATGCCAGCTGTAGGGCTTGGTACTTTTGGTTCTGACAGATTCACTGCTGAGCAGATATCAGATGCTGTTTTGGGAGCAATCTCAGTTGGTTATCGCCACATCGACTGTGCTTCTGTATATGAAAATGAAAAAGAAATTGGTGAAGCTCTAAAGATAGCTATGAAAAATGGAATTAAAAGAGAAGACCTATGGATAAATTCCAAAGTATGGAATGATATGCATGGAGATGGTGACGTTTTAATATCTGTAGCAAAGACATTAAAAGACCTAAAGCTTGATTACTTAGATTTATATTTAATTCATTGGCCATTTCCTAACTACCACGCTCCAGGTTGTTCAGTTGATTCAAGAAGTGAGAATGCTCACCCATATATCCATGAAGAATTTATGAAAACTTGGAGACAAATGGAAAGATTGGTAGACATGGGATTAGTAAGAAATATCGGTACTTCCAATATGACAAAAGCGAAATTTGAATTGTTACTTAAGGATGCAAGGATAAAACCAGCAGTAAATGAAATGGAGCAACACCCTCATTTTCAACAACAGGAGCTATTTGATTTTTGCATAAAAAATAATATTCAGCCTATCGGTTTTTGTCCTATTGGTTCTCCAACTCGTCCAGATAGAGATAAAACAGAGAATGATACAGTAGACATAGAAGACCCAGTTATTCTAGCAGCAGCAAAAAGACTTGGGGTACATCCAGCAGTCGTATGTATAAAATGGGCAGTTCAAAGAGGGCAAGTGCCTATTCCATTTTCAGTAAAGAGAAATGAATATCTTAGCAACATAAAATGTGTAACAGAAAACCCTTTGACTGATGAAGAGATGGAAGCTATATCTAAGATTGATAAGAACTGTCGCCTTATCAAAGGTCAAGTTTTCTTATGGAAAGATAACCAATCATGGGAAGACTTATGGGATTTAGAGGGAATCATAGCTAAATAG